In a single window of the Gadus macrocephalus chromosome 6, ASM3116895v1 genome:
- the dnali1 gene encoding axonemal dynein light intermediate polypeptide 1, whose amino-acid sequence MIPPAESLLRYDTPVLQSRAVDRTADRKTPKARSLKPSPQQPPLSGPVPPPPRSPGADAPRQQTEEVLNALLPPREWAEAGQLWVQQVSSTPCTRSDVVQLTDQLDALLGRRQARETGICPVRRELYGQCFDELIRQVTINCAERGVLLLRIRNEIRMTVAAYQTLYESSMAFGVRKALQAEQGKSDMETRLRELELEKQDLEHQLSEQKARCEAVEKRELEIRQTEERKHGEEIQFLKRTNQQLKAQLEVTITPKK is encoded by the exons ATGATCCCCCCGGCGGAGTCCCTGCTGAGGTACGACACCCCGGTCCTGCAGAGCAGAGCCGTGGACAGAACCGCGGACCGGAAGACCCCCAAG gcacgGTCTCTGAAGCCCAGcccccagcagccccccctGTCCGGCCcggtccccccgcccccccgatcCCCCGGGGCCGACGCCCCTAGACAGCAGACGGAGGAGGTCCTCAACGCCCTGCTGCCCCCCAG ggAGTGGGCGGAGGCGGGCCAGCTGTGGGTGCAGCAGGTGTCGAGCACCCCCTGCACGCGCTCCGACGTGGTGCAGCTCACGGACCAGCTGGACGCGCTGCTGGGGCGGCGGCAGGCCCGCGAGACCGGCATCTGCCCCGTCCGCCGAGAGCTGTACGGACAGTGCTTTG ACGAGCTGATCCGTCAGGTGACCATCAACTGTGCGGAGCGCGGCGTCTTGCTTCTACGCATCCGCAACGAGATCCGCATGACGGTGGCGGCCTACCAGACGCTGTACGAGAGCAGCATGGCGTTCGGGGTCCGCAAGGCCCTGCAGGCCGAGCAGGGCAAGAGCGACATGGAGAcacgg CTcagggagctggagctggagaagcAGGACTTGGAGCATCAGCTGAGCGAGCAGAAGGCCAGATGTGAGGCGGTGGagaagagagagctggagatCCGCCAGACCGAGGAGAGGAAGCACGGTGAGGAGATCCAGTTCCTCAAGAGGACCAACCAGCAGCTCAAG GCCCAGCTGGAAGTAACCATCACTCCAAAGAAATGA
- the snip1 gene encoding smad nuclear-interacting protein 1, giving the protein MEKERRRRRESPPREARVRIKQERASPARRPRPPRSRSPSPRTRHRSRSPSPRPRPRSASPRPRPRSASPSPPRRRSSRSPVRPRDRSPTKRERSPPRRERSPPKRERSPPRRGSRSPRNQRGGSPHQGGDARIKREREPHRGGGAEPHRGGTAEPHRGGAAEPHRGGAAEPHRGGTAEPHRGGGAEPHRAGAVGAEDQRVRSDPPPERRSRWETDRPPRERGGRWDAPRGGPAPQEQQEERQQHDERRREARARREEQEGAGAFGVPQEGGEGGDDPPPDKEKPDFGLSGALTEDTNTFRGVVIKYNEPPEARIPKRRWRLYPFKNDEPLPVMYVHRQSAYLLGRDRKIADISIDHPSCSKQHAIFQYRLVEYTRLDGTPGRRVKPYLLDLGSGNGTYLNNQRIEGQRYYELKEKDVLKFGFSSREYVLLHEFSDTAEVDAQTAGEEDEDDGLDE; this is encoded by the exons atggagaaagagaggagacggAGGCGAGAATCCCCGCCGCGGGAGGCGAGGGTGAGAATCAAACAGGAGAGAGCGAGTCCCGCGCGGAGACCGAGACCCCCCCGGTCCCGGTCCCCCAGCCCAAGAACCCGACACCGTTCCCGGTCCCCCAGCCCCAGACCCCGACCCCGGTCCGCCAGCCCCAGACCCCGACCCCGGTCCGCCAGCCCGAGTCCCCCccgcaggaggagcagcag ATCGCCTGTCAGACCGCGGGATCGATCCCCGACCAAGAGGGAGAGGTCTCCCCCCAGGAGGGAGAGGTCTCCCCCCAAGAGGGAGAGGTCTCCCCCCAGGAGGGGCAGCCGGTCCCCTCGGAACCAGAGGGGTGGGAGTCCCCACCAGGGGGGAGACGCCAGGATCAAACGG GAGCGGGAGCCTCACCGAGGGGGGGGCGCCGAGCCTCACCGGGGAGGGACCGCGGAGCCTCACCGGGGGGGGGCCGCAGAGCCTCACCGGGGGGGGGCCGCAGAGCCTCACCGAGGGGGGACCGCCGAACCTCACCGGGGAGGGGGCGCCGAGCCTCACCGAGCGGGGGCCGTCGGGGCTGAGGACCAGCGCGTGCGGAGCGACCCCCCCCCGGAGCGGAGGAGCCGGTGGGAGACGGACCGACCGCCACGGGAGCGCGGGGGGCGGTGGGACGCGCCGCGGGGCGGGCCTGCCccccaggagcagcaggaggagcggCAGCAGCACGACGAGCGGCGGAGGGAGGCCCGGGCGcgcagggaggagcaggagggggcgggggcctTCGGGGTGccccaggaggggggcgagggcggCGACGACCCCCCTCCCGACAAGGAGAAGCCCGACTTCGGGCTGTCGGGGGCGCTGACGGAGGATACCAACACCTTCAGGGGCGTGGTCATCAAGTACAACGAGCCCCCCGAGGCGCGTATCCCCAAGCGGCGCTGGCGCCTGTACCCCTTCAAGAACGACGAGCCGCTGCCCGTCATGTACGTCCACCGGCAGAGCGCCTACCTGCTGGGCCGCGACAGGAAGATCGCCGACATCTCCATCGACCACCCCTCCTGCTCCAAGCAGCACGCCATCTTCCAGTACAG GCTGGTGGAGTACACGCGTCTGGACGGGACCCCAGGCCGCCGGGTGAAGCCCTACCTGCTGGACCTGGGCTCGGGGAACGGCACCTACCTGAACAACCAGCGCATCGAGGGCCAGCGCTACTACGAGCTCAAGGAGAAGGACGTGCTCAAGTTCGGCTTCAGCAGCCGCGAGTACGTCCTGCTGCACGAGTTCTCGGACACGGCCGAGGTGGACGCCCAGACTGccggggaggaggacgaggacgacggGCTGGACGAGTAG